ACGCATAGCCACAAAAGGGTCAAAAACTGAGGAGCAATATGTAACATGTTTCCACAATATACTGATTTGAAACAGTACACAAATAAAAAGAGCAAAACACAAATCATAAGAGTAGTTTAAGATCAAGCCTATCTCACCTCTGCAGATGCTACTAGCGTGAGGAAATCTCCAACGTCCATTCCTGAGAAAACCTTCGTAGTAGTGACAACAGCCTTTCCTTGAGTTAGTGTCCCTGTTTTATCGAAAACCACGTAATTTACATTTTGAGCTCTCTCTAATGCATCTCCACCTTTTACAAGTACTCCATGATTAGCCCCAACTCCAGTTGCCACCATCACAGCAGTTGGTGTTGCCAGACCAAGGGCGCAAGGACAAGCAATCACCACAACAGATATGGCAAACATGAGAGAGAAAACAAAGCAGTTGCTACTTTCAGCAACCCATGAATTTGGATACGCTCCAAACCATCCACAGAAGAACCTACATAATTAGCCAATGCGTAGGTGAGAAACTTGAGTATAACACCCATCTAAATTTCACAATATTTATTGAACTTACCACACAGAGAACGTTACTACAGACAATGTGATGACAATTGGAACAAAAATGCTAGCCACCTGAAATAACAATGGAGGTAATGTCAGCAATAATCATAATATCATCTCAAATATGATGTGACACTTTCAGCAGACATAAGGCTTTTTCGCAAGTAAACTAGTCTTCTAGGAGCTATGTTAAAATTAAATATGTTATGACAAGTAACAATAGAAGTAGAAAACAATGTACGAAATGAACATGTACTTCAAAAGTTGTGAAAGAGTAATTATTTTCCTCTATAAAGCATTTAAATACATAAATGAGCATATAAATAGTGTCACATGTGCATCATTTCAACTACTTTAAACAGCAAGCAGTTTGCAAACAAAGCTTCGAGATTTCAAGTTACATTAGGAAAATCACATGGTCAACAGAGACATTTGATATCTACCGATAAAGTAAGCATAGGATATCAGATAGAAAAACAGTACTAACATAATCGGCAAATTTCTGAATAGGGGCTTTGGACATCTGGGCCGTTTCAACCAGAGAGATTATCTGACTCAAAACTGTCCCTGATCCTACTTTCGTTGTTTGTATATGAAGGATGCCGTGTAAGTTCATTGTCCCCCCAATTACCACACTGGATACTTCTTTGGGGATGGGTGCAGATTCACCAGTTATCATACTTTCATTGACATGACTTGTTCCCCAAACAACAACACCATCAGATGGAACCTTTGAACCAGGAAGCACTTTCAAGACATCACCAGGTTGGAGTAACAGTGCATCAATCTCCCTCTCCCCGACATATTTTCCTTCTGGATTTGAAATGAATGATGTGAGTTTGTGTATGATTATAATATAAGATGCATTTCTATAGAACTATAAGTTGGTGTTGTATAATTGTAAATATGCCAAGGGATAAAATTGTACTAGAGACCTTTGTCTTTCAGAAGCAAAAGAGCAGTAGCAGGGACCAGATCTACAAGCTTCTTAATAGCATCTGATGTCTTCCCTTTTGCAAGCACCTCAAGATACTTCCCGAACAGCACAAATGTAATTATCATTGCACTTGTCTCAAAATATATGGGAGGTCGATATCCAGTTAATGCTCCGTATAGGAGTGCACAAACAGAGTATACATATGATGCAGTGGTACCAAGAACCACCAGCACATCCATGTTTGTAGAGCCATGTCTCAGGGCCCTATAAGCCGCAGCATAGAACCGTTTGCCAACAACAAACTGTACAATGCTTACCAATATCCACTTCAGCAAATCCCCCATAAGAAATGGTCCACAGTGCATCATTAGTAATGTACTAATGAAAGGTATACTGGGGCAGATCATTCGTATAAAAAATACAGGAATCTGGTGCAAGGAAACAATTGGACAAAGTCAGGGGGGAAGCACAAAGAAGCATCATACCACAAGTTGAAAAGGTATTTTGAAACTGTGAGAAGCAATTTAAAAATGCAACTAGTGAAAATATTTAACACTCCTACATTTTAATCGTATTCTCTGACGCTCAATGTATATTTCTTTTAGAAAAATGAACCCCTGCTTTCTTGCATTCCCCTTACTTTCTAGTTAACTGTCAAATTAGTTGTGAATTGTTTGAAGATTAAAACTTACACTAAGGAACAAGCTGGAGCGGAGAAGATTAAGCATTTTAGAGGCCTCCTGTGCATCGTTTGAAGCCCCTTGAGTGTATGGATTCTGAACATGCGCTTTCAACCTCCTGTTGCTTCCTGTCTCAATTGTATCCACAATTGATCTCAGACCAACAGCTTCTGGATCAAATATAATCTCAACTTCTGAGAGGACAGTATTTACATTAAACTGTCGCAAACCATCCATTTTCTTAAGAATATCATGTAATAGTTCTACATCCCTCTCTGCATGCAAGCCAATCAGTCCCAGAAAAATCTTATCTTGCTCGCTACTCTGCAAGAATGCAGCTTCAAAACCGGCATCCTCGATGGCCTGAACAatttcatccttgctaatggcaGAAGGAACATACTCAACTTCCCCTAATGAGGTTGCCAAAGCAACAACTGCTCCTTTTACACCAGGTAGCTTTTTTAAGATACCCTCAACCGAGTTCACACAATTAGCGCATGTCATTCCTCCTATCCTAAATTGAGCTGATAAAGTCTTCTGTGATTTAGGCTGAGAGACAGCAGAATCTGGAATAATTTCAGCTTCGAATCCGGCATCTTCTATAGCTACAATTATATCTTCTACCTGCATAGATAAGTTACCAAAATAAGGTTGCAGCAAT
The sequence above is drawn from the Phragmites australis chromosome 10, lpPhrAust1.1, whole genome shotgun sequence genome and encodes:
- the LOC133883212 gene encoding cation-transporting ATPase HMA5-like isoform X1; amino-acid sequence: MAHLQLSAVAGGGRAGRRGDEMEDVALLDSYDEEMGAPPGGAEGGEAEAHVRVTGMTCSACTSAVEAAVSARRGVRRVAVSLLQNRARVVFDPALAKVEDIIVAIEDAGFEAEIIPDSAVSQPKSQKTLSAQFRIGGMTCANCVNSVEGILKKLPGVKGAVVALATSLGEVEYVPSAISKDEIVQAIEDAGFEAAFLQSSEQDKIFLGLIGLHAERDVELLHDILKKMDGLRQFNVNTVLSEVEIIFDPEAVGLRSIVDTIETGSNRRLKAHVQNPYTQGASNDAQEASKMLNLLRSSLFLSIPVFFIRMICPSIPFISTLLMMHCGPFLMGDLLKWILVSIVQFVVGKRFYAAAYRALRHGSTNMDVLVVLGTTASYVYSVCALLYGALTGYRPPIYFETSAMIITFVLFGKYLEVLAKGKTSDAIKKLVDLVPATALLLLKDKEGKYVGEREIDALLLQPGDVLKVLPGSKVPSDGVVVWGTSHVNESMITGESAPIPKEVSSVVIGGTMNLHGILHIQTTKVGSGTVLSQIISLVETAQMSKAPIQKFADYVASIFVPIVITLSVVTFSVWFFCGWFGAYPNSWVAESSNCFVFSLMFAISVVVIACPCALGLATPTAVMVATGVGANHGVLVKGGDALERAQNVNYVVFDKTGTLTQGKAVVTTTKVFSGMDVGDFLTLVASAEASSEHPLAKAVLDYAFHFHFFGKLPSSKDGIEQRKEEALSQWLLEAENFSAIPGKGVQCSINGKNMLIGNRTLITENGVIIPPEAESFLVDLELNAKTGILVAYDGNFVGLMGITDPLKREAAVVVDGLKKLGVHPVMLTGDNWRTAQAVAKEVGIEDVRAEVMPAGKADVIRSLQKDGSIVAMVGDGINDSPALAAADVGMAIGGGTDIAIEAADYVLVRNNLEDVITAIDLSRKTFSRIRWNYFFAMAYNVVAIPVAAGALFPFTGLQMPPWLAGACMAFSSVSVVCSSLLLRRYRKPRLTTVLQITVE
- the LOC133883212 gene encoding cation-transporting ATPase HMA5-like isoform X2, which codes for MICGFSLLVEDIIVAIEDAGFEAEIIPDSAVSQPKSQKTLSAQFRIGGMTCANCVNSVEGILKKLPGVKGAVVALATSLGEVEYVPSAISKDEIVQAIEDAGFEAAFLQSSEQDKIFLGLIGLHAERDVELLHDILKKMDGLRQFNVNTVLSEVEIIFDPEAVGLRSIVDTIETGSNRRLKAHVQNPYTQGASNDAQEASKMLNLLRSSLFLSIPVFFIRMICPSIPFISTLLMMHCGPFLMGDLLKWILVSIVQFVVGKRFYAAAYRALRHGSTNMDVLVVLGTTASYVYSVCALLYGALTGYRPPIYFETSAMIITFVLFGKYLEVLAKGKTSDAIKKLVDLVPATALLLLKDKEGKYVGEREIDALLLQPGDVLKVLPGSKVPSDGVVVWGTSHVNESMITGESAPIPKEVSSVVIGGTMNLHGILHIQTTKVGSGTVLSQIISLVETAQMSKAPIQKFADYVASIFVPIVITLSVVTFSVWFFCGWFGAYPNSWVAESSNCFVFSLMFAISVVVIACPCALGLATPTAVMVATGVGANHGVLVKGGDALERAQNVNYVVFDKTGTLTQGKAVVTTTKVFSGMDVGDFLTLVASAEASSEHPLAKAVLDYAFHFHFFGKLPSSKDGIEQRKEEALSQWLLEAENFSAIPGKGVQCSINGKNMLIGNRTLITENGVIIPPEAESFLVDLELNAKTGILVAYDGNFVGLMGITDPLKREAAVVVDGLKKLGVHPVMLTGDNWRTAQAVAKEVGIEDVRAEVMPAGKADVIRSLQKDGSIVAMVGDGINDSPALAAADVGMAIGGGTDIAIEAADYVLVRNNLEDVITAIDLSRKTFSRIRWNYFFAMAYNVVAIPVAAGALFPFTGLQMPPWLAGACMAFSSVSVVCSSLLLRRYRKPRLTTVLQITVE